tgattatttcaaataacCGTTTTAGatgattattacaataattacttGATTCGTAGTTGTTGGTTGATTATAACCAGAAGTTGCAGACGCAGACGGGGAAGCTTGGCTAAAGTTCGACGTATTGGATTGAGGAAACGACGTCGAACTGTTGTAACTTGCTTGTGTAACAGTCGCCGTTGCAGAGTAACTATTGGCGCTGGTGCCTGATGCAGTTTGAAACGATGACTGAGCAGACTGAGCATTTGTGGAGTATGCATTGTAAGTGCTTGGCGTCGCGGTAGGTGCTTGAAACGATGATTTCTGGGATTGATAAGTTGTTGTTGTACCATAGGTTGCTGCGTTTCCTGGCGAGACTTGCGAGGTGAAATCTTGTTTAGTTATATCTAAACTTTGTCCGGTACTATTACCGCGACCAGTAAAAGTTTGAGCGTTTATCGAATGTTCACTTGATACAGGTAGGTTCTCGCTGTTTGATAactgaaaacaaaataaaaatagtattagTTTTAATACTATTACGTaggtgaaataataaattaattaccatTTGAGAAGTGGTATTGAAAGGTGTTGTCGATGATTGTGTGGTTTCAATGTCCAGAGAATTATTCGTATTGGCAGTGTTTACAGCATTTGTAGTAGAAGTTACGTCCACACCAGGAATTGTACTACTTGCTGAATTGTATTTTTCATTTGCTGAACCATCAAGAGAGCTCGAATCGCTACCAAACTCAAGTGCACCAAATTGGACATCGAGAAATCCAATACCGCTATTAACTGCATCTCCTGGCATTTCTACAGCAGTGGATGGGATTTTTGATGGCGGTGGTACTCGTGGGCGTTGTTTTGTCGGTCTTTGAGGCTAAATAacgattaattgaaattagtttataaaataagaaatagttaaatatatcatttttcaaattacctgATTGGTAATTGATGAAGAAAATGTTGTTTGACCAGCAGCTTTTAAGCTTTCACTTGTTTGTTGAGTAAGTTGTGTTAAATACTGAGTCTGTGCAGCTGTTAACACTCCACCGCTTATAGCGTTTGGTTGCTGTGACAGTTGCATCGTTGGTAAGCTTAACACGGACTGTTGCTGCTGTGTTTGTTGAATTAAAGTTTGTTGTTGTATTGGTGGTATTTCCGACAATTTTGGCaattccttaaaaaaaaaatatatacatatatatatattttatgttacACGTTATTGATAAATGATAATTCGTTAAATAATATTTGGTAATTACGTACTTCTTGttgtaataatgataaatttacattttgatTTGATTGCACTGTTTGTAGATCCTGGGTTTTCGGCTCTTCTATGGGAGGTGGAGGTTCCGCTACCGATGTACTTGGTGTAAAAACTTTCGTATCGGCCAATGAACCTGTATACTCCTCGTTATCCCAGTCTTCTGTAGAATCCAAATTATTCCATGCATCTAACcacatatttttaatacatcCCATAAGAATGTAAAGTGGTTTGAAATACCAATAGGTAAAAGTGATGAAAAAGCTTACCCATCTTTGGTTCTTGAACaccttgttgttgttcttcgttACCTGTCCATGTATCAATTGGTCGATTAAAACTATGAGCAGACGAAGTAGATGATGGATCATTACGATTAGCAAACGTCCGTGGTCCAAGTCCTCTgcttcctcctcgtcctccTCGTCCAGGTCTTCCTGGACCACCTCTCCCTCTCCTGTTGCCACCGTAGCTGCCATCGCGAACCCCATCTTCcatgtttctttcattttctttgttttctCGACCACGCCCTGAATAAGGGTTTGTTTATAATTACAAGATTTacaataatttgtaataatgCTGATAAGTATACTTACATCCACGATTATCATGATTAGCACGGCCTCGCATACGCGGCGGACCACCTCCTCGTTGATTACGTCTTTCATCCCAATCACCGCTCTCATCCTGACCACCAGAAGTATCCATGTTTTGTTTAGAACCGCTCGGTTGACGaggcttctttttttttacttcccATTCTGTTTTTACTCCTTCCAAAAGATCATTAACAGCACGATCCAAATCCCCATCACTGTCGTGTAAAGCCATAACCACTTCATCTTCTGACCGTCTAGTCATGTCCATGACCTGCTTGATACGTTCTTTCAAAACAGGATCTTCTCCACTGCCCATTCTAGTGTCGATAATTTGTGCATGCCGCATCTGAACAGTGTTTGGCTACCGTGCCAaaagtttttattaaattatataaaaattatgtaaGAATCAAAGATGTTTTTACAAATGCAAATTATACAAACCTGTGCTTTCTCATGTTTTGACGAATCCGATGATTTAGTTTGATGATCTGACTTCCCATGTTGTTGTGATTTATTCTTATTGGTGCCTCTCGCACCGGAGGACACCGATTTGTTGCTTGAACTCATTGCCAACTAAAACCCCACACACCTATATCACTCACCTATCACACTATATACACTCTCTATTTACAGTCTGtaacaaaagaaataattaactgtgtatatttaatatgatTAAATATTCAACAAAAATACTGTACAAGTGAGAAAAACATTTATTgtatatatttcaattaatttatttcaaaattaaaggtGAAATATACTATTGTACTTTGTTATTACAAATACAGATATATACAGAAGCATGTATGTTGTTTAGCttcttaaattatatttaaactgTGTAAATTACATTGAGATGTCATACTTTAGAAATCTATGTACAACTTTTAACAATATTGGAACTATTTTTTCCTTTACAAAGTATATGATAAATCTTAATTACCAATTTCTTACTattaattaatcagtatatgagtaattacaaaataaataacaaaactGATTTGACTAAAAAATACTTAAaccatttaaaaatattttaatacagtcATAATTACATATGTTAATTCCAAAATCTgtatttaaatgataaatatGACCAACATTtaacattattataataaaagatcaaaatttcctattttaaagaaatataatgaaataaatgaattttaaaaaaatgtataattatgaaagaaaacaattattattgtattactaaATGATTCATAATCACTGAATTTGTGTACATGCAtgaatacataaaaatatattaaatacataattggataaaacaatatttaaaaaatttataaatgctTCGAATACATGTAAAATATCcattatattcaattaaaattgtatgTGATAAACATCACAGTTATTATCACATAtgataatttctaataaaattattattttaagtgACAATATAATTAAGAATTATATAGTATATAAtccaaaaattttagaaatactcGTGTCCTTAAGACTTTCAAGATTTCTAACATAGTTATGTATTGAAAATAACCTAGATAATAAAAGCAGTTTATATTTGAAAGTATTTGCATGATTGTGATGTACTTATTAAGTATTCTATCAAACTATGATCACAAAAATGTGTAAAAgaagatttataataaaaaaatcgacatcacaaagaaatatttctggGGCATAATTTTAGTTCTGTTTGTGAGTTAAGATGAAAAGGTTAGGATCCTCTAATGaggataaatagaaaattaaatcatttagtaAGTATTTCTTAAAATAGGTACGTTTCTCCTAAAACGATTATCTAGAAGAACGAATAACTAAACGTTTGGGTGATATGTAGAATGATCTAAATcttattcataaatttttgcgacATCCTAGATCATGCcacagatataaatgaagaagtCCACCTTGATTACCGAaagttttatcaatattttgcaACACAAAAGCTTTCGAAAGCTgacaatgtaaaaaaaaaagataaattttgACGTGCGCGGTGAGAATATGACGAAGAAGGATTATCAGGCGCATCACAAAAAACACCTTGTCCGTTTCGTTGTTGCTCGCAAGGGAGTTGTGAAAATTCTTCAAATGGATGATAAAGAAATTGGCCGTGTAGAGTTTGTTATACTCCTGAATCGGTACTACGACGTTGATGTAGAATATTTTCTGCAGACCATGTGCACGGTAGACGCCATTTCTGGTTTTGCGAGGAAGGCTTGTCAACCATCGCCGCGGTGGAGCATCGATAGATCTCCGTAAGACGATCAAGTCAAAGTATTTGCAAGTAACTCACAGTTATTATAAGCGTTGTTAGCGAACTCGAAGAACACGTCCAGAGTCAGAAACAAGTGAAATTCACGACGCCTCGGCTTTTTCGGCCGTGGCGCGCGAAAAACCACGAAAAAAACAACGAATTTGTTCGTACCTGGTTAGTGCGCTCAAAACGCAGCTCGGTCACGTGACCGCGGGCCCCCCTCCCTGACACGGCAGCACCGCCTCTATGGTTTATCAGGCTGCATACGGCTAGTCAATTTTATACTAGAAATTTCAGGTTGTTAACTaaacaattacaaattttctagattttcataaaaaaacaaATCTAATTTCAGGCTAATTTCCAATTATTCACACTATGTACTTTTAATcagttttttaatattattaaattattaatattatttattagagATGTCAAGAAACCAAAATTACTTTGCcatttgtattatatatatttttttagttGCTTGAAAATAAGGCATTTGATGAAGGGTCTGAAGTCTGCTGAAGTCATGATTGTGGTTAATGTATACTTAGAATAAACCACAAAGTATTCAAATAATTACTGATAAActtatttattgatattacaatGGATTCGTATTTAATGCAGGTAACGTATTAATTTATTAgacaaaataataatactaatactaAGAAAGTAGTTTCCAAATTACGGTTATGTTTACTATAGGTCAGGAGAATGTGGTTAAATCAGGATGGTGACCCTTTAGCGGTAACAAATAGttatttatattgtaataataaattgtataaaaatatgaacgatagattacatatatatttttttaaaggatATGTTGTCTTTACGGCATGGTCATATTTCAATTCCACAAATTGGGTCTGAAACTGCAATGACAAAAACAATGGAACATATATCTGCTCCTCTTGATGATTTGGTACTTTACCATTTAAAGTAACTGAAATATCTTTAAtagaaatttgtaattattattgtaataatgtgTAATAAAATGTTGTAATACTTATGTTTTTAGAACTATAGCAGCAATGAACAAGGATGATCGATTAGCTATGTATAATTATCAAAGTTCAGCAGTTCAGTCTTTAACAAAGATCTTACAAatgcaaaaagaagaaaattggatGTTACCTGTTATGAATGTGATGTGTTTAGAGTTAAGATTATTAGCAGTGTgtgttgaaaatatgaaaacaaataaaaatatgaaaccaGGAGAAATTCTAGAAAAGTGTGCAGATTGCTTAATGGGTTGTTTTCGAGTATGCGCTTGCGATAATCGTAGTTCAGAAGACGACACAAAACGATGGGGCATGCTAGCTTTAGTTAAtcagttattaaaaatttactttAGAATCAATAAGTTGCATTTGTGCAGACCTTTGATAAGAGCAATAGAATCTTCTCCCTACAAAGCACATTTTGCATTAGCACAACAAATCACTTATAAATTCTTTGTTGGCCGTAAAGCAATGTTTGATAGTGATTACAAAGCTGGTAATTATgcatatttattttaacaaacttAGCAGTTCAAATATAACTTGAAAATctttgtaataaatttaattactttccaGCTGATGAATACCTCACTTATGCATTTGAACACTGTCACAAACAATCTACAAAAAATAAGCGACTGATTTTAACTTATCTTGTGCCAGTGAAAATGTTATTGGGTTATATGCCAAAACACAGCTTGCTGGAAAAGTACAATTTAATGGAATTTGGGGAATTAATGGAAGCTGTCAAAAAAGGAGATTTATGTAATCTAGAAAAAGTTATGGAGAAACATGAAACCTTTTTCATAGGAGCTGGAATATATTTGATtgtggaaaaattaaaaataatagcaTACAGAAATTTGTTTAAGAAGGTGTATTTAGTATTAAACATACATCAAATTCCTATCCAAGATTTGCTCTCAGCCTTGCAAATGCATGAACTTAATGATATGGATATGGATGAAGTAGAATGCATTGTTGCAAATTTAATATATGAAGGAAAAATTAAAGGGTACATATCCCATCAACATAAGAAATTGGTAATCTCTAAACAAAATCCTTTTCCGCCACTTTCAACGATACCGTAATTGTTACTGAAgtatttgtattttctttttaataaataaattgaaatttgataaaactGTTACTTTTTAAAACTATCCATATGATATTGCTTATCATTTAATTGATGtttatatttcaaagaaaattagaatttatgatattttcttgtcaatttctttttaaatgtataaaaatattttactaattacaaacttataaaatactgtaatattttaatataaaagtttTTCTAAATGGAAGTTTAACTGCGTCGTGCGCATGAAGTCTAGTTTGCATGATTATCGGTTAATGAAAAGAAGGTGAAACGTAAAAGCGCAAGACGACAATCGAACACGGCGAGCGATAGAAGTATTCCGCGTTGTTAGTAATTTTCTTTAGCTGTATTTGTTCGTGTAAATAGTTTGACAGACGATATACCAATAACGTGTTCTTGTTAGTGCATCTGGCGATAAAAATTTATCCACAAAATGCTAAGTAAAATAGTTAATAGGACATACTATCGATTCACAGCCTGATTGGTTAAGTCAGTGTTGAATGCAAGTATGGCCGCCCTGCCATCACCCACGCAGGTAtactgtaatttttatatttctagcATGATATaatattcgatacaatgtaactgTTACTAAATAGGTTGTTCTAAACCTTATCTTTATTTAGTACAAGAATAGGATTATCttttgttatatatatattcttctaTCTTCCGATACTTACACTGCTGATTACTTAAACTTTGACAGCACAAATAATCTTTCAATATATTTACGAAAAATGTATTTCTTCTTTCacctattttataataaattttgtaatgaaaTTATCATATACTATATACAATTTACtgtattacaaataaatttgaCCTTAACATGTTCATTTATACAATTGGAAATATCAGTTGTGATATACTGCTCATTTCcggcaattaaaatttatacaaattatctATATGTAGAACTAAAATGCCCAATAAAGTATTATAATTCATAATATAATGTgaatgaatataataaatttatgtttatAGGTGGCTGGAAGCCATACTGATATATATGAAGCCTATTATAACCAGGTATAATGttacatattttgaaataatatttaactcttaaatatcatgatttaaaaatataatatacaggATGTATGTTATATTGATTTTTAGTATATAAGGTattatttcatcatttttatttttcacaatatttgagggttaattatatttaaaggtTGATCCCAATGGATGTGGACAAATTGGTGCAATGGAAGCTGCAAGATTTCTTAAGAAATCCCAGCTAAGCGATGATGTATTAAGTAAAATATGGGATATGGCAGATCCACAATCGCGTGGATTATTAGATAAGTCTGGACTTTTTGTTGCTCTTAAGCTTTGTGCATTGGCACAGGCAGGAAGGGATATTAGTATGTCAAATTTAAGCATGGAACTGCCTCCTCCAAAAATGGTAAGCCATTATATAGCGTATAaagcaaatttttctattgattatttttatttatttttagggTGATATTCCTATAACATACACTAAGAATGTAGTAAATGCTTTGCCAGTAATAACACCTGTCAGTACCGGAGATTGGTCTATTAAGCCATCAGAGAGGGCCAAATATGATCAGCTTTTTGATAGCTTGCAACCTACAAATGGGTATATTCCAGGAAATAAAGTAAAAGGTGTTCTTATAGATAGTAAACTTCCATTGGATACTCTTGGAACAATTTGGGACCTTGCAGACATGGATAAGGATGGTATGCTGGATAGACACGAATTTGTTGTTGTAAGTATTCAACTACATTTGTAATAAACATTATCCATTATTCCTATTTGAGTATCAGTGTAATGTTGTTACagttataattttgtttctttcttgtACAGGCTATGCACTTAGTATATAAAGCATTAGAAAAATATGCAATACCAAGTGTACTTCCACCAGAATTAATGCCACCTGGTAAAAGAAAAGACTCTATACCTGTATCAAAATCTCCTGCAGCTTTAGGAATAATAACAACCGCCCCGCCGCCTATTCCACCTTTACCGAATGTATCCTCTGTAAAGAGTATGCCTAGCATGGATACAGCAAGGGTATTTAAATTCTTATAAAACTATAATAGTTGCAGTTTTTAtatgttataaatttaatataaatgtgatGTATGTAGACAAACGTACAATGGGTAGTTTCATCTGAGGATCAAATAGCagcagaaaaattatttttgcaagcTGATCTAGATATGGATGGATATGTCTCAGGTATCGAAATCAAAGATGTCTTCCTTCAAAGTGGACTTCGACAGACTGTATTGGCTGATATATGGtacatatttttgtttattaattatgaCCGAAAAATAAAGTACGTCATTTATTCATATCTTTACTTATGTTCCAGGGGCCTTTGTGACACATGTCAAACTGGAAAGTTAAATAAAGAACAATTTGCTCTGGCTATGTGGCTTATTAAACAAAAACTTAGGGGTATTGATCCACCTGCATCTTTAACTTCTGATATGATACCACCTTCTATGCGAAAACCTTCTGATACTATTGTGGTaggtattttcttttgtttaacgAACTCTCATTTATTGATAtagtgttttatttaaaaagtacaaTATATGGTGTAATTAATGTACTGTAAAGCGTTTACGACCTTGGAATGCTCTCCAGAATACCATcataaatacaataattattaaaattccacCAACCATAATTACACTATAATTCGTTTGTAACTCTATTTCTCCAGtcacatttaattttattacgcCAATAATTTTATCTTTCTGCCAACAACTGGAAGCAaaatgaattatatttaaaaaatcattactCGGTCTTAAGCAATCGTCTTACCTATAGACGTTTGTATCTTCGAATTTTAATGATTTGAAGATTATATGCATTTGtggattaatataaattcttcctTGAGATTGATCTTGAATAACCGTTGGATTCAAGAATTTGTTATTAACATTCCAAGTAATTGGTATATTTGTATTTAAGCTTCTGAAAAAGTATGTAAAAATGTCataatgattatttaatttttttttaatggtttTTACCCTGGGCATATAAGTATTGCTTTCTTatcatatttttgataaatagtTGTGCGTATAACTGGTGGTGATGGAACAGGTATTCCTTGGATCATAGAATAAATACCAGCACTATTATTCGCACTTTCGATTACATTTCCTTGTTTATCACGCACTTCAAATATTGTATTTTGTGAGCACTTTATCTACAAAGTTATTCAACTTCATTTCATCatattatacataaaatattcttaatattattttatacatgaAACATTAAAGGTACCTTGCAATATCGCACCATCATTTCTGTCTTTCTATCGTTAATATCCGAAATATCCAAAAGTTCTTTAGGCACGTGCTTACTTTTACAGGGTAGTTTGTTTCTAAATAAACGTAAAATCGTTCTGATTTTATCATTAACACCTTCATTAAGAACTTCATTTTGAGTTATATCTTCTGGCATTTCATTCTGTTCATCTTTTGTAACTAAATATTATTatgtttctattttaatttcgtTAATACTCGTTTAATGGTAAAGGGTAATGTAGAAAAAGAATGTACTTTGtctctttgtttcttttgttACTACATTTGAAGAAATAGTGCAGTATCCGTATCGGACTTTTTTACCAACCATATTGCATTTAGAACATGGTGACCATTTAGTCCATGTTGTATaaacatttaaattatattccGCTATTGTCTTTTTTGGTATTGCATGAGGCTTATTTGGTGCAGTATTAGgatacacaatttttatttcttcagagTTAGTATCGATAGACACATAATAAGATGTTGACAGCATATCTCCTAATTTGCACCAGTATTGCCCAGCTTGTTCAGACTGTAgaagtttttaaatattattttaatgcataaattaataattaatttgtatatttcaattaagtatatgtatatatactttaatattatgtattattaattCCTTTTCATTTGGTGAAATCAGAATGttatctaattcttctattATTGTACTTGTTTCATTACTGTCATTATTGTTGAAGTACCActctatattattatttgcatATGTTTCTATTGGAGAAATACATATTTGACATTGCAACCTAAAATAAATtgcttaataattttaattgtacATGATATACTAAAATAACATTTCTTTAATCATACGTGACAAGTGTTCCTTCCATAGCTATAAGAGCTTCTGGATGCATTGTCTTTCCTGATTCAATATTAGTATATGCTTTCCTTAAACAGTTATAATATTCTTGCCATaattgtttatgtatctctCTATATGTTTCATTTGCCCTTGGATATTCAAATTCATTGATATCAAGAAGAAGTTCATTTTCTTGAAACAGatagaattttattatacatagtTGTCAGAAAATAGTAGAAGATATTTTACCTTTAGgcttattcaatattttatttattttcttccgaAGTTCGCtatatgtttttaataaattcatttttattgcaaaattgagCAATGTTATTATTTAAGATAAAATCGTTTTTAAATGTCTGGCTATTTGTTTCATAAAGTTCTCATATCTCTATAAAActtgaaatatcatttttgagttcttcatttattttaaacatttatctttACATTCATATTAAAATATCATGTCAAATAATcgtaaatacaatttaaatacaaaatcaAACGTATATTCATCatttaaagagaaaaatagtACTTCAGATATTCAAGATTCCGTGAAAGTTACACCTTTGTCGTTAACTTATAAATCTCCTGCAGATATTTTGCAAACAGAGAGGgcaaaaaatattatgtttgTTAAACAGCTACAAAAAGAAGCAAAAGAAGCTAGACTAAAATCTTTATTTGAGATGGATAGCTCTgggaaaattaaatacaaaacgCGTCGTGAATATATGCAAGAATTTATAATGAAT
This Osmia lignaria lignaria isolate PbOS001 chromosome 9, iyOsmLign1, whole genome shotgun sequence DNA region includes the following protein-coding sequences:
- the lig gene encoding ubiquitin-associated protein-like lingerer isoform X2, which produces MSSSNKSVSSGARGTNKNKSQQHGKSDHQTKSSDSSKHEKAQPNTVQMRHAQIIDTRMGSGEDPVLKERIKQVMDMTRRSEDEVVMALHDSDGDLDRAVNDLLEGVKTEWEVKKKKPRQPSGSKQNMDTSGGQDESGDWDERRNQRGGGPPRMRGRANHDNRGWRGRENKENERNMEDGVRDGSYGGNRRGRGGPGRPGRGGRGGSRGLGPRTFANRNDPSSTSSAHSFNRPIDTWTGNEEQQQGVQEPKMEDWDNEEYTGSLADTKVFTPSTSVAEPPPPIEEPKTQDLQTVQSNQNVNLSLLQQEELPKLSEIPPIQQQTLIQQTQQQQSVLSLPTMQLSQQPNAISGGVLTAAQTQYLTQLTQQTSESLKAAGQTTFSSSITNQPQRPTKQRPRVPPPSKIPSTAVEMPGDAVNSGIGFLDVQFGALEFGSDSSSLDGSANEKYNSASSTIPGVDVTSTTNAVNTANTNNSLDIETTQSSTTPFNTTSQMLSNSENLPVSSEHSINAQTFTGRGNSTGQSLDITKQDFTSQVSPGNAATYGTTTTYQSQKSSFQAPTATPSTYNAYSTNAQSAQSSFQTASGTSANSYSATATVTQASYNSSTSFPQSNTSNFSQASPSASATSGYNQPTTTNQVYQSATGYVPATTSQYQAQSVATNTVSNSSTGYQTSGYQGSSSFQSTPQAYQQSGTTFTSPITQTSAAYQSAAQSVYGTYGTYASQPQTASHNHKLNNATTKDSQYDSNTTTSNSSLATTTAPTLGLSSTSVNSSQTKVTNSNAVPKSTSSGVVTGSSGTGNMTGGGAAGSMTPMLSHQYIMGQGVPYAFQQPMYSYEELQLMQQRIPHMPTTGYYDAALGYQTTGPATSLGGGRGDALSGVQGVQGVQGVQGAYTSISDARFARNDSNASPVPSTMSQQTATQHQQPMMNPTLPPTYAYFAYGGGIMPGGFQYGTPAIYPQIATAGNAGTNSGAYSAKPGGYGSGYGANASYDALASAGPSAEYKGAGNNYTSTQTGKTGTSTGNTNTGGSSATDISATMYAKSHVALSKVNSYDKQTFHSATPPPFGLTGSQNAGLPGGYGTPHLFIPTMPHQLHQPLHQDGGSSTGQRSNTSSQNKAQAKPGYSPSYWTGNN
- the lig gene encoding ubiquitin-associated protein-like lingerer isoform X4, whose product is MSSSNKSVSSGARGTNKNKSQQHGKSDHQTKSSDSSKHEKAQPNTVQMRHAQIIDTRMGSGEDPVLKERIKQVMDMTRRSEDEVVMALHDSDGDLDRAVNDLLEGVKTEWEVKKKKPRQPSGSKQNMDTSGGQDESGDWDERRNQRGGGPPRMRGRANHDNRGWRGRENKENERNMEDGVRDGSYGGNRRGRGGPGRPGRGGRGGSRGLGPRTFANRNEEQQQGVQEPKMEDWDNEEYTGSLADTKVFTPSTSVAEPPPPIEEPKTQDLQTVQSNQNVNLSLLQQEELPKLSEIPPIQQQTLIQQTQQQQSVLSLPTMQLSQQPNAISGGVLTAAQTQYLTQLTQQTSESLKAAGQTTFSSSITNQPQRPTKQRPRVPPPSKIPSTAVEMPGDAVNSGIGFLDVQFGALEFGSDSSSLDGSANEKYNSASSTIPGVDVTSTTNAVNTANTNNSLDIETTQSSTTPFNTTSQMLSNSENLPVSSEHSINAQTFTGRGNSTGQSLDITKQDFTSQVSPGNAATYGTTTTYQSQKSSFQAPTATPSTYNAYSTNAQSAQSSFQTASGTSANSYSATATVTQASYNSSTSFPQSNTSNFSQASPSASATSGYNQPTTTNQVYQSATGYVPATTSQYQAQSVATNTVSNSSTGYQTSGYQGSSSFQSTPQAYQQSGTTFTSPITQTSAAYQSAAQSVYGTYGTYASQPQTASHNHKLNNATTKDSQYDSNTTTSNSSLATTTAPTLGLSSTSVNSSQTKVTNSNAVPKSTSSGVVTGSSGTGNMTGGGAAGSMTPMLSHQYIMGQGVPYAFQQPMYSYEELQLMQQRIPHMPTTGYYDAALGYQTTGPATSLGGGRGDALSGVQGVQGVQGVQGAYTSISDARFARNDSNASPVPSTMSQQTATQHQQPMMNPTLPPTYAYFAYGGGIMPGGFQYGTPAIYPQIATAGNAGTNSGAYSAKPGGYGSGYGANASYDALASAGPSAEYKGAGNNYTSTQTGKTGTSTGNTNTGGSSATDISATMYAKSHVALSKVNSYDKQTFHSATPPPFGLTGSQNAGLPGGYGTPHLFIPTMPHQLHQPLHQDGGSSTGQRSNTSSQNKAQAKPGYSPSYWTGNN
- the lig gene encoding ubiquitin-associated protein-like lingerer isoform X3; the protein is MSSSNKSVSSGARGTNKNKSQQHGKSDHQTKSSDSSKHEKAQPNTVQMRHAQIIDTRMGSGEDPVLKERIKQVMDMTRRSEDEVVMALHDSDGDLDRAVNDLLEGVKTEWEVKKKKPRQPSGSKQNMDTSGGQDESGDWDERRNQRGGGPPRMRGRANHDNRGWRGRENKENERNMEDGVRDGSYGGNRRGRGGPGRPGRGGRGGSRGLGPRTFANRNEEQQQGVQEPKMDAWNNLDSTEDWDNEEYTGSLADTKVFTPSTSVAEPPPPIEEPKTQDLQTVQSNQNVNLSLLQQEELPKLSEIPPIQQQTLIQQTQQQQSVLSLPTMQLSQQPNAISGGVLTAAQTQYLTQLTQQTSESLKAAGQTTFSSSITNQPQRPTKQRPRVPPPSKIPSTAVEMPGDAVNSGIGFLDVQFGALEFGSDSSSLDGSANEKYNSASSTIPGVDVTSTTNAVNTANTNNSLDIETTQSSTTPFNTTSQMLSNSENLPVSSEHSINAQTFTGRGNSTGQSLDITKQDFTSQVSPGNAATYGTTTTYQSQKSSFQAPTATPSTYNAYSTNAQSAQSSFQTASGTSANSYSATATVTQASYNSSTSFPQSNTSNFSQASPSASATSGYNQPTTTNQVYQSATGYVPATTSQYQAQSVATNTVSNSSTGYQTSGYQGSSSFQSTPQAYQQSGTTFTSPITQTSAAYQSAAQSVYGTYGTYASQPQTASHNHKLNNATTKDSQYDSNTTTSNSSLATTTAPTLGLSSTSVNSSQTKVTNSNAVPKSTSSGVVTGSSGTGNMTGGGAAGSMTPMLSHQYIMGQGVPYAFQQPMYSYEELQLMQQRIPHMPTTGYYDAALGYQTTGPATSLGGGRGDALSGVQGVQGVQGVQGAYTSISDARFARNDSNASPVPSTMSQQTATQHQQPMMNPTLPPTYAYFAYGGGIMPGGFQYGTPAIYPQIATAGNAGTNSGAYSAKPGGYGSGYGANASYDALASAGPSAEYKGAGNNYTSTQTGKTGTSTGNTNTGGSSATDISATMYAKSHVALSKVNSYDKQTFHSATPPPFGLTGSQNAGLPGGYGTPHLFIPTMPHQLHQPLHQDGGSSTGQRSNTSSQNKAQAKPGYSPSYWTGNN